A genomic region of Plasmodium malariae genome assembly, chromosome: 14 contains the following coding sequences:
- the PmUG01_14069200 gene encoding PIH1 domain-containing protein, putative, translated as MYEQYITQRNKHFQFSSDKLNDLVKNEKTIKISPQKGFVIKTYEKDGGKVYFNICSSNLIAEFHFKKIPDLNDQEGLRIPLSIGEEKVKEDKKGNKYKTYDIVLNTKVVVQSNNPDDQCIKDDQQHKFNFVEENEGDNKGNKISSKGSNNNNNSYNGWDNCNDNGDISKGGKDIDNYLTVKKPEWDMWFVNKKVLEDKHKTMEKFYLPYVRMFPLDDAIDAFDFKPPFLNSNEKKNKVKDRDNAKEKGERKKQVFKSFLNDYNIELDDEFLSYEQVLNTICVIQVQLPFFILAERSKTNPDDVFALHQFVNLYISDDHLSIFFKKSPFFPLGYNPPYKNFNIRFPFYFESANALSQYLEKYHLLNIIIPVSKNSAASVIFKEITQNAYNDVSPDNTETSDSSIF; from the exons ATGTACGAGCAGTACATTACGCAGAGAAATAAACACTTCCAATTTTCTTCTGACAAGTTAAACGATTTGgtgaaaaacgaaaaaacaataaaaataagtccGCAAAAAGGGtttgtaataaaaacatatgaaAAGGATGGTGGAAAAGTTTACTTTAACATTTGCTCTTCCAATTTAATTGCTGagtttcattttaaaaaaatacctgACTTAAATGACCAAGAGGGGTTGAGAATTCCTTTAAGTATAGGCGAAGAAAAAGTCAAAGAAGATAAAAAGGGGAATAAATACAAAACGTACGATATCGTTCTTAATACAAAAGTTGTGGtacaaa gcAATAACCCAGATGACCAGTGCATAAAAGACGACCAACAACATAAATTTAACTTTGTGGAGGAAAATGAAGGAGACAAcaaaggaaataaaatttcCAGCAAGGggagtaataataacaacaattCTTACAATGGATGGGACAACTGCAACGACAATGGTGATATTTCCAAAGGGGGAAAGGACATAGATAACTACTTAACAGTTAAAAAGCCTGAATGGGACATGTGGTTTGTGAATAAAAAAGTGCTAGAAGATAAACACAAAACaatggaaaaattttatctaCCTTATGTGCGTATGTTTCCACTGGATGATGCAATTGACGCTTTCGATTTTAAACCTCCATTTTTAAACtctaatgaaaaaaaaaataaagtaaaagatAGAGACAATGCAAAAGAGAAAGGGGAGAGAAAAAAACAAGTTTTTAAATCCtttttaaatgattataataTCGAACTAGATGATGAGTTTTTATCTTATGAACAAGTCCTAAATACCATATGTGTAATTCAAGTTCAACTCCCTTTTTTCATCCTTGCTGAACGTAGCAAAACAAATCCTGATGATGTGTTTGCACTCCATCAGTTTGTAAACCTTTATATAAGTGACGATcatttaagtatttttttcaaaaa GTCTCCCTTTTTCCCGTTAGGATATAACCCCccttacaaaaattttaacattcGCTTCCCATTTTATTTCGAATCCGCAAATGCTCTGTCACAATACCTAGAAAAGTACcatcttttaaatattataatacctGTTAGTAAAAATTCTGCTGCTTctgtaatttttaaagaaataactCAAAACGCATACAATGATGTATCCCCAGATAATACGGAAACGAGTGATAGCTCTATATTTTAA
- the PmUG01_14069300 gene encoding conserved Plasmodium protein, unknown function produces the protein MVNPNKDKNIRLERHSAGKRPAYGDTSVRAGTGKYNWGNTTTDVVVTNSNLIDEKDPMYDSELEKISKAGKK, from the exons atggtaaatccaaacaaagataaaaatattcgtTTGGAAAGACACAGCGCAGGTAAGAGACCTGCCTATGGTGACACAAGCGTCCGCGCAGGAACGGGGAAATACAACTGGG gAAACACAACGACAGATGTTGTAGTTACAAACTCCAACCTCATAGACGAAAAAGATCCTATGTATGACAGCGAATtggaaaaaattagtaaagcgggaaaaaaataa